The following are from one region of the Hymenobacter sp. YIM 151858-1 genome:
- the pdhA gene encoding pyruvate dehydrogenase (acetyl-transferring) E1 component subunit alpha, protein MADTKVKAASKASNSVGKANNGAQQQGQAPEAAAGNAEFNKETYLTWYESMMLMRRFEEKAGQLYGQQKIKGFCHLYIGQEACVAGAVSALQKGDKWITAYRDHAHPLALGTSPNALMAELFAKETGCSKGKGGSMHMFDKNVNFMGGHGIVGGQVPLGAGVAFAEKYNKTGNLCICYMGDGAVRQGALHEAFNMAMLWKLPVIFVVENNGYAMGTSVSRTSNVTDLYTIGEGYDMPSEPVDAMQVEEVHQAVARAAERARAGEGPTFLEFKTYRYKGHSMSDPAKYRTKEEVEGYRQRDSIENVRAVILERQYATEDELNAIDEKIKAAVAESVEFAENSPFPPAEELFQDVYVQADYPYIRE, encoded by the coding sequence ATGGCGGATACGAAGGTAAAGGCTGCTTCGAAGGCATCCAATTCGGTAGGCAAAGCCAACAACGGCGCCCAGCAGCAAGGCCAGGCGCCCGAGGCTGCCGCCGGCAACGCCGAGTTCAATAAAGAAACTTACCTCACTTGGTACGAGAGCATGATGCTCATGCGCCGGTTTGAGGAGAAGGCAGGTCAGCTATACGGCCAGCAGAAGATCAAAGGTTTCTGCCACCTTTACATTGGGCAGGAAGCGTGCGTGGCCGGTGCTGTTTCGGCCCTGCAGAAAGGCGACAAGTGGATTACCGCTTACCGCGACCATGCCCACCCGCTGGCCCTAGGTACCTCGCCGAACGCCCTGATGGCAGAGCTGTTTGCCAAGGAAACCGGCTGCTCCAAAGGCAAAGGCGGCTCCATGCACATGTTCGATAAGAACGTGAACTTCATGGGCGGCCACGGCATTGTGGGGGGCCAGGTGCCCCTAGGTGCCGGCGTTGCATTTGCCGAGAAGTACAACAAAACCGGCAACCTCTGCATTTGCTACATGGGCGATGGTGCCGTGCGCCAGGGTGCTCTGCACGAAGCCTTCAACATGGCGATGCTCTGGAAGCTGCCGGTGATTTTTGTGGTAGAGAACAACGGGTATGCCATGGGTACCTCGGTGAGCCGCACCTCCAACGTTACCGACCTGTACACCATCGGCGAGGGCTACGACATGCCGTCGGAGCCGGTTGATGCCATGCAGGTGGAAGAGGTACACCAGGCCGTGGCCCGGGCTGCAGAGCGCGCCCGTGCTGGTGAAGGTCCTACTTTCCTTGAGTTTAAAACGTACCGCTACAAAGGCCACTCCATGTCGGACCCGGCCAAGTACCGCACCAAGGAGGAGGTAGAAGGGTACCGCCAGCGCGACTCGATCGAGAACGTGCGGGCCGTGATTCTGGAGCGCCAGTACGCCACCGAAGATGAGCTGAACGCCATCGACGAAAAGATCAAGGCTGCCGTGGCCGAGTCGGTAGAGTTTGCCGAAAACTCGCCGTTCCCGCCCGCCGAGGAGTTGTTCCAGGACGTTTACGTGCAGGCGGATTACCCCTACATCCGCGAGTAA
- a CDS encoding tetratricopeptide repeat protein, translated as MSKIPFTRNSPLARQNQPQQQPEQGQPDPNAPAAHPMLEDPNALAARLGESEDFVRRNKNILFGILAAVVLLVVGGFGYYTWRSSQDEKAQAAMFQAVHYWESDSLKKAMKGDGQYAGLEAVVNEYSGTKAANLANFYAGTAALKNGEFQKAIDYLEDFSSDDLLLQARAYALIGDANMELKKYKEAGDYYQKAADYKTNDYFTPAYLMKLALAQEMQKDYAAAEQTYSKIVTDYPTSSEVTDAKVYQARAKAMLGGK; from the coding sequence ATGTCGAAGATTCCCTTTACGCGCAACTCGCCGCTCGCGCGCCAGAACCAGCCGCAACAGCAGCCCGAGCAGGGTCAGCCGGACCCCAACGCACCCGCTGCGCACCCCATGCTGGAAGATCCGAACGCCCTGGCCGCGCGCCTAGGTGAATCGGAGGATTTTGTCCGTCGCAATAAAAACATCCTGTTCGGCATTCTGGCAGCAGTGGTGTTGCTGGTGGTAGGTGGCTTTGGCTATTACACGTGGCGCAGCTCGCAAGACGAGAAAGCCCAGGCAGCCATGTTTCAGGCGGTGCACTACTGGGAGTCCGATTCGCTGAAGAAAGCCATGAAGGGCGACGGGCAGTACGCCGGCCTGGAGGCAGTAGTCAACGAATACAGCGGTACCAAGGCCGCTAACCTGGCTAACTTCTACGCTGGTACGGCCGCCCTGAAAAACGGCGAGTTTCAAAAGGCCATCGATTACCTCGAGGACTTCAGCTCCGACGACCTGCTGCTGCAGGCCCGCGCTTACGCCCTTATCGGCGATGCCAACATGGAGCTAAAGAAGTACAAGGAAGCCGGCGACTACTACCAGAAAGCCGCCGACTACAAAACCAACGACTACTTTACGCCGGCTTACCTGATGAAGCTTGCCTTGGCGCAAGAGATGCAAAAGGATTACGCCGCTGCCGAGCAGACGTACAGCAAAATCGTAACCGACTACCCAACCTCGTCGGAAGTAACCGATGCCAAGGTGTACCAAGCCCGAGCCAAGGCTATGCTCGGTGGTAAGTAG
- the ribH gene encoding 6,7-dimethyl-8-ribityllumazine synthase, translating into MATSLKNLSDYTSDQFIDISDKRFGLVVAEWNRTITDTLCQGAYETLLKHGAKAENIFRNTVPGSFELGLGAQLLAQHEEIDAVICLGVIIKGETRHDEFIAHAVAQGLMDVGLKFNKPVIFGVLTTENEEQAWDRAGGKHGNKGVEAAVTAIHMLGF; encoded by the coding sequence ATGGCTACATCCCTGAAAAACCTCAGCGACTATACTTCCGATCAGTTTATCGACATCAGCGATAAGCGTTTTGGGTTGGTGGTAGCCGAGTGGAACCGCACCATTACCGACACCCTGTGCCAAGGCGCCTACGAAACACTGCTGAAGCACGGCGCGAAAGCCGAAAACATTTTCCGCAACACCGTACCCGGTAGCTTCGAGCTGGGCCTAGGTGCGCAATTGCTCGCGCAACACGAGGAGATTGACGCCGTGATTTGCCTGGGCGTCATCATCAAAGGCGAAACGCGCCACGACGAGTTTATTGCCCATGCCGTAGCCCAGGGGCTTATGGACGTGGGCCTCAAGTTCAACAAGCCCGTCATTTTCGGAGTACTTACCACCGAAAACGAAGAGCAGGCCTGGGACCGCGCCGGCGGCAAACACGGCAACAAGGGAGTGGAGGCGGCCGTAACGGCCATTCACATGCTGGGTTTCTGA
- a CDS encoding TraR/DksA family transcriptional regulator, translating to MSEESLRYSREELAEFEAIIQEKLAAARKEVAFIKETLSRRNDSGTDTTASPSKVLEDGADTAEKESLNQLASRQMKFIQQLENALIRIKNGTYGVCIGTGKLIPKERLRAVPHTQHSIEAKMARRD from the coding sequence ATGAGTGAAGAATCACTACGCTACTCCCGGGAAGAGCTGGCCGAGTTCGAAGCCATCATTCAGGAAAAGCTAGCTGCCGCCCGGAAAGAAGTAGCGTTCATCAAAGAAACGCTGAGCCGCCGCAACGACTCCGGTACCGATACCACGGCTTCGCCCTCGAAGGTGTTGGAAGATGGTGCTGATACTGCCGAGAAGGAAAGCCTGAACCAGCTGGCTTCGCGGCAGATGAAGTTTATTCAGCAGCTCGAAAACGCGCTTATCCGCATCAAGAACGGTACGTACGGTGTTTGCATCGGTACCGGCAAGCTCATCCCGAAGGAGCGCCTGCGGGCCGTGCCGCACACGCAGCACTCCATCGAAGCCAAAATGGCGCGCCGCGACTAA
- a CDS encoding pseudouridine synthase, whose amino-acid sequence MGKKQQSFGGPGNRRPGRPGSDNNRGDKPFNSYGDDRRSGGAPRRPEGGNDFPSRPPFGRPAGKPGFGNGPDRRFSRPAGEERRFERPRYNKPAEPDGAADFMRGRLNKPDFRGDERTERPNNDERGPRRSFDRRPEGNDRPRRSFGNERGGYGSERGGNDRSGFGARGGSNERGGFGARGGNFGGESRFGRDERPARRFERDGDAPRPSRGNRGPSNDEPRFERGPARRFDRDEQRPERPERRFDNREERSGAGRFGRPADDKPRFGGTGRFERPQREERPSRGERPERFNREERPSFDRKPRAPRENRYDRTNDEQQEAPAYKNLKFYEEDKTRGNKRRREEAEGDETVRLNRYIANAGICSRREADQLIEAGEIRVNGEVVTELGYKVKPSDTVHYGKTNLKREKLVYVLLNKPKDFLTTTEDPEGRKTVMDLVKNASKERIFPVGRLDRNTTGLLLFTNDGEVAQKLSHPSHRNKKVYQVELDKELTDEHLAQIAAGLELEDGKAEVDDVAVVAGNRYFVGVEIHIGRNRIVRRIFEHLGYDVKSLDRVQYAGLTKKDLPRGNWRYLTEKEVIRLKYFM is encoded by the coding sequence ATGGGTAAGAAGCAGCAATCATTTGGAGGCCCCGGCAACCGCCGGCCTGGCCGCCCCGGCTCCGACAACAACCGCGGAGACAAACCCTTTAACTCGTACGGCGACGACCGCCGCTCGGGAGGTGCACCGCGCCGCCCCGAAGGCGGCAACGACTTCCCCTCGCGTCCGCCGTTTGGCCGTCCGGCCGGCAAGCCCGGCTTCGGCAACGGTCCCGACCGTCGCTTTAGCCGCCCTGCCGGTGAGGAGCGCCGTTTTGAGCGCCCCCGCTACAACAAGCCGGCCGAGCCCGATGGGGCTGCCGACTTTATGCGCGGCCGCCTGAACAAACCCGATTTCCGGGGCGACGAGCGCACCGAACGCCCGAACAACGATGAGCGCGGCCCGCGCCGCAGCTTTGACCGCCGCCCCGAGGGCAATGACCGTCCGCGGCGTAGCTTCGGCAATGAGCGCGGCGGCTACGGCAGCGAGCGTGGAGGCAACGACCGCAGTGGCTTTGGTGCGCGCGGTGGCAGCAACGAGCGCGGCGGTTTCGGAGCGCGCGGTGGAAACTTTGGCGGCGAATCGCGCTTTGGGCGCGACGAACGCCCGGCACGCCGCTTTGAGCGCGATGGCGACGCCCCGCGCCCCAGCCGCGGCAACCGCGGACCTAGCAACGACGAACCCCGCTTTGAGCGCGGCCCGGCGCGGCGCTTCGACCGCGACGAGCAACGCCCGGAACGCCCCGAGCGCCGGTTCGACAACCGCGAGGAGCGCAGCGGAGCCGGCCGCTTTGGCCGCCCGGCCGACGACAAGCCCCGCTTTGGTGGCACGGGCCGTTTTGAGCGCCCGCAGCGCGAGGAGCGCCCCAGCCGTGGCGAGCGGCCCGAGCGTTTTAACCGCGAAGAGCGCCCAAGCTTCGACCGGAAGCCCCGCGCCCCGCGCGAAAACCGCTACGACCGCACCAACGACGAGCAGCAGGAAGCGCCGGCTTACAAAAACCTCAAGTTTTACGAGGAAGATAAAACCCGGGGCAACAAGCGCCGTCGTGAAGAGGCCGAAGGCGACGAGACGGTACGCCTGAACCGCTACATCGCCAACGCCGGCATTTGCTCGCGCCGCGAAGCCGATCAGCTGATTGAGGCCGGCGAGATTCGCGTGAACGGGGAAGTAGTAACCGAGCTGGGCTACAAGGTGAAGCCTAGCGATACGGTGCACTACGGCAAAACCAACCTGAAGCGCGAGAAGCTGGTGTACGTGCTGCTGAACAAGCCGAAGGATTTCCTGACGACTACCGAAGACCCGGAAGGCCGCAAAACCGTGATGGACCTGGTGAAGAACGCCTCGAAGGAGCGCATCTTCCCGGTAGGTCGCCTCGACCGCAACACCACCGGCCTGCTGCTGTTCACCAACGACGGCGAAGTTGCGCAGAAGCTCAGCCACCCTTCGCACCGCAATAAAAAGGTGTACCAGGTAGAGCTGGACAAGGAGCTTACCGACGAGCACCTGGCGCAGATTGCGGCGGGCCTGGAGCTGGAAGATGGCAAAGCCGAAGTAGACGACGTGGCCGTGGTGGCGGGTAACCGTTATTTCGTGGGCGTCGAAATCCATATCGGGCGCAACCGCATTGTGCGCCGCATTTTCGAGCACCTGGGTTACGATGTGAAAAGCCTTGATCGGGTGCAGTACGCTGGCCTGACCAAGAAGGACCTGCCACGCGGCAACTGGCGCTACCTCACCGAAAAAGAGGTAATTCGCCTGAAATATTTCATGTAA
- a CDS encoding type III pantothenate kinase yields MTTLVLDIGNTAAKYGCFRGSALAETGSVATPAELREVAKRVQPEHVLLASVAAPAEPWADALGGAVSGRVVVLKPGETPVPIANAYATPLTLGADRLAAAAGAAHLLPCRPVLVVDAGTCIKCDLVAADGTFMGGSIAPGLRMRLQAMHHFTGRLPELPLLGANEAATLALCGTDTRTAMLSGALNGAVAEVNGMLGSYRQQHPNLAVVLAGGDAAFFESRLKGHIFVLTELVLLGLHRILVHNVG; encoded by the coding sequence ATGACCACTCTCGTACTCGACATTGGCAACACGGCGGCTAAATACGGCTGCTTCCGCGGCTCGGCTTTGGCCGAAACCGGCAGCGTAGCCACGCCCGCCGAGTTGCGCGAGGTGGCCAAACGCGTACAACCCGAGCACGTATTGCTGGCCTCGGTAGCAGCCCCGGCCGAACCCTGGGCCGACGCCCTAGGTGGCGCGGTAAGCGGCAGGGTAGTGGTGCTGAAGCCTGGCGAAACGCCGGTGCCCATAGCCAATGCCTACGCCACTCCGCTTACCCTAGGTGCCGACCGCCTGGCCGCCGCCGCGGGGGCTGCCCACTTGCTGCCCTGCCGCCCGGTGCTGGTGGTTGATGCAGGCACCTGCATTAAATGCGACTTGGTAGCCGCCGACGGTACCTTTATGGGCGGTAGTATTGCGCCGGGTTTGCGCATGCGCCTGCAGGCCATGCACCACTTTACGGGGCGCTTGCCCGAGTTGCCGCTGCTAGGTGCCAACGAGGCCGCCACCTTGGCGCTGTGCGGCACCGATACGCGTACGGCCATGCTCAGCGGGGCCCTCAACGGGGCCGTGGCTGAGGTAAACGGCATGCTCGGCAGCTACCGCCAGCAACACCCCAACTTAGCGGTGGTGCTGGCCGGCGGCGACGCTGCATTTTTTGAATCGCGCCTGAAAGGGCACATCTTTGTACTGACCGAGCTGGTTTTGCTGGGTCTTCACCGAATACTGGTGCATAATGTCGGGTAA
- the lptC gene encoding LPS export ABC transporter periplasmic protein LptC, with protein sequence MKATECTIQAVWGALLLGAALGLGSCQEKAADPVKKVVYAGPTLETSNVTTLFSDSARLQVRLTAPLEQTFENGDLVYPKGMNIVFYAKDGTTVVNTLQGDYGKYTRAENVYFVRGDVRVRNEQKQQGMRSEELYYDRPKARIYTKKFVRVETPTEILTGHGLEANEDFSRYKILKPEGVFTIEQGASPAGSANP encoded by the coding sequence GTGAAAGCCACGGAATGCACCATCCAGGCCGTTTGGGGCGCCCTGCTGCTGGGCGCCGCCCTTGGGCTGGGCAGCTGCCAGGAAAAGGCCGCTGACCCTGTTAAAAAGGTGGTGTACGCAGGCCCTACGCTCGAAACTTCCAACGTCACGACGCTTTTCAGCGACTCGGCTCGGTTGCAGGTACGCCTGACGGCTCCGCTTGAGCAAACCTTCGAGAACGGCGACCTGGTGTATCCCAAGGGCATGAACATCGTGTTCTACGCCAAAGACGGCACCACCGTCGTGAACACCCTGCAGGGCGACTACGGCAAGTATACGCGTGCCGAGAACGTGTACTTTGTGCGGGGCGATGTGCGCGTGCGCAACGAGCAAAAGCAGCAGGGCATGCGCTCGGAGGAGCTGTACTACGACCGCCCCAAGGCCCGCATCTACACCAAGAAGTTCGTGCGGGTGGAAACGCCCACCGAAATCCTGACCGGCCACGGGCTGGAGGCCAACGAAGATTTTTCGCGCTACAAAATTCTTAAGCCCGAAGGCGTGTTTACCATCGAGCAGGGTGCAAGCCCTGCCGGTTCGGCCAATCCCTAG
- a CDS encoding peptidylprolyl isomerase: MALINTIREKSGWAVGTVAIGMLLFIVGGDLIGGQNNLFNRQDTSVGEVAGEEVSLDEFNAALEQSKEAFAAQNGRQPTEQEQQQLRDQAWNQIVFQRAFQPQFEALGLKVTDEELTDMVQGKNIHPTIQQAFTNPQTGQFDRARVIEYLRALDKLPPQQQAAWYSFEQNLPQERMGNKYYALLKNSDYVTSAEAQRFDVSQNSRANLRYLFVPYFSISDSVVKVNDSQLQDYIARNKARYKVQDGRDVEFVVVNVVPSKEDSAAVRQTVDQLAQQFRTAPNDSLFVRLNSDQPYNGQFVSPADLPEKLRQQLPLQQGQVYGPFAENGTYSLYKVTGTKAGAQQAARASHILIKPEGTTPEADAAAKAKAQGILNQIKGGADFAALARQHGTDGTAPLGGDLGWFTTGRMVPEFEKAVFGASSAGVLPNLVKTSFGYHIIKVTAPKTNQTYRVAAVQKGITPSDATNETAYQRAQELKAKATDLESFRKAVAADKTLQKQEARGVGKSDAVVGNVPNAREVVRWAFNKETEVGEVSDVFQVNDQYVIAVLTGTRTEGTADVAAVKPEVSAFVRNDEKAKQIIAKLKGSTLEQMAAAYGANAQVRTANDVTLGQGVIPGLGNEPVAVGTAFGLKPGQRSAPIQGEQGVLVVELVSKNEPAAPSTDLKTVRNQLQQMRGARSTGAIYETVRQKAEVKDERVKFF; encoded by the coding sequence ATGGCTTTAATCAACACCATCCGGGAAAAATCAGGCTGGGCCGTTGGCACCGTGGCCATCGGGATGCTGCTGTTCATCGTGGGCGGTGACCTGATCGGCGGACAAAACAATCTGTTTAACCGGCAGGATACCTCCGTGGGCGAAGTGGCCGGCGAAGAGGTGAGCCTCGACGAGTTTAACGCCGCCCTGGAGCAGTCGAAAGAAGCGTTTGCCGCGCAGAATGGCCGCCAGCCCACCGAGCAGGAGCAGCAGCAACTGCGCGACCAGGCCTGGAACCAGATTGTGTTTCAGCGCGCCTTTCAGCCGCAGTTCGAGGCCCTGGGTCTGAAAGTGACCGACGAGGAGCTGACCGACATGGTGCAGGGCAAGAACATTCACCCCACCATTCAGCAGGCCTTTACCAATCCGCAAACCGGCCAGTTCGACCGCGCCCGCGTGATTGAGTACCTGCGCGCCCTCGATAAGCTGCCCCCGCAGCAGCAGGCTGCCTGGTACAGCTTCGAGCAAAACCTGCCGCAGGAACGCATGGGCAACAAGTACTACGCCCTGCTGAAAAATTCGGATTACGTAACCAGCGCCGAGGCCCAACGCTTCGACGTATCGCAGAACAGCCGCGCCAACCTGCGCTACCTGTTTGTGCCTTACTTCAGCATCTCCGACTCGGTCGTGAAGGTGAACGACTCGCAGCTGCAAGACTACATTGCGCGCAACAAAGCCCGCTACAAGGTGCAGGACGGCCGCGACGTGGAGTTTGTGGTGGTGAACGTGGTGCCCTCGAAAGAAGACTCCGCCGCCGTGCGCCAAACCGTGGACCAGCTGGCCCAGCAGTTCCGCACCGCCCCGAACGACTCGTTGTTCGTGCGCCTGAACTCCGACCAGCCTTACAACGGCCAGTTTGTATCGCCGGCCGACCTGCCCGAGAAGCTGCGCCAGCAGCTGCCGCTGCAGCAAGGCCAGGTGTACGGCCCCTTCGCCGAAAACGGCACCTACTCGCTCTACAAAGTAACGGGCACCAAAGCCGGTGCTCAGCAGGCTGCCCGCGCCAGCCACATCCTGATTAAGCCCGAAGGCACCACGCCCGAGGCCGATGCAGCTGCTAAAGCCAAGGCCCAAGGCATTCTGAACCAGATTAAAGGCGGCGCCGATTTTGCCGCCTTGGCTCGTCAGCACGGCACCGATGGCACCGCGCCCCTAGGTGGCGACCTGGGCTGGTTTACCACGGGCCGCATGGTGCCCGAGTTCGAGAAGGCCGTGTTCGGTGCTTCGTCGGCGGGTGTGCTGCCCAACCTCGTGAAAACCTCGTTTGGTTACCACATCATTAAGGTTACGGCGCCCAAAACCAACCAGACTTACCGCGTGGCGGCCGTTCAAAAAGGCATTACGCCTTCCGACGCCACCAACGAAACCGCCTACCAGCGTGCCCAGGAGCTGAAGGCCAAGGCCACCGACCTCGAGTCGTTCCGCAAGGCCGTGGCGGCCGACAAAACCTTGCAGAAGCAGGAAGCCCGCGGCGTAGGCAAGTCGGATGCCGTGGTGGGCAACGTGCCCAACGCCCGCGAAGTAGTGCGCTGGGCCTTTAACAAAGAAACCGAAGTAGGCGAGGTATCGGACGTGTTTCAGGTGAACGACCAGTACGTGATTGCCGTCCTCACGGGCACGCGCACCGAAGGCACCGCCGATGTAGCCGCCGTGAAGCCCGAGGTTTCGGCCTTTGTGCGCAACGACGAGAAAGCCAAGCAGATTATAGCCAAGCTGAAGGGCAGCACCCTGGAGCAGATGGCCGCGGCGTACGGCGCCAACGCCCAGGTGCGCACGGCCAACGACGTAACCCTGGGTCAGGGCGTAATTCCGGGCCTCGGCAACGAGCCGGTAGCCGTGGGTACGGCGTTCGGCCTGAAGCCCGGCCAGCGTTCGGCCCCCATCCAGGGCGAGCAGGGCGTGCTGGTGGTTGAGCTGGTAAGCAAAAACGAGCCGGCTGCTCCCTCCACCGACCTGAAAACCGTACGCAACCAGCTGCAGCAAATGCGCGGGGCCCGCTCCACGGGCGCCATCTACGAAACCGTACGCCAGAAGGCCGAGGTGAAAGACGAACGCGTGAAGTTCTTCTAA